In a single window of the Bradyrhizobium sp. ORS 285 genome:
- a CDS encoding TonB-dependent receptor, protein MFRRHALGGASVIAMQLVLVQSVTIAHAQPEQELPSVTVDAPRAAAQRTTRKPAAPQAARATSRAPKPAGGSVAAASGQGSGASGRADGAAAARDQLSQAPAGQTATTIDRSRYDDRPAFTVGDILRESPGVSLKQGNGPRDLGISIRGSNARNGFGIRNIALFEDGFPVTQPDGLSRSDLIDPHAYGAVDVIRGPSSALYGNYATGGAINFRTRPGGSIDGAEIGSEGGSFGYLSNYLAYGKKVGNFEGSLFTSDVRGDGYLGNSWFNTQTVNFLGTLKATPDDRFTVKIINNELSTRLPVRYTLSNYYQNPYQQGCTTGKPLAAGCQTVGLNTNGFNTLGGVDQETALQAGLGRNDRRTIVGGRWEHDFDNTTTWRNQFVFDDRNISQPTGSTSAIGDYPSYNYMSDITKRGEIFGLESTAFFGAFYNTLTASGDTRFVVPGGNAALGRLSGNTWSETTNYGLRAREELKLTAALTAVAGLGWERTHLRGVNTAYTYTGLAGTTTTSLTTADRQFDNLAPELALLYKVNSDWLLRARVATGYGTPQASNLFVLPTGAFGNNTQLQSQTNLGYDIGVDWTPNRAVTVSATGFYEFFRNEIVTQAVTGPLNSSYTFNAPRSEHKGVELAADWRFLPGWRFTAAYTYLDQVYTEYTENLVGSSKLFSFNRAGNKIPGISPNELTARLGYDHDSGRLAGLGGFVEVQWKDSFYMDNANLQKAPGYELVNLNVHYKTELASETFKSLNVFFEVRNVFDRTYIASANNLQNTVTGAGVQGLATTGTIYAGSPRAFMAGMKVAFR, encoded by the coding sequence ATGTTTCGTCGTCACGCCCTCGGGGGCGCAAGCGTGATCGCCATGCAGCTGGTGCTGGTGCAGTCGGTCACGATCGCGCACGCGCAACCTGAGCAGGAATTGCCGTCAGTCACCGTCGATGCGCCGCGCGCGGCGGCCCAGAGAACCACCCGCAAGCCGGCCGCGCCGCAGGCTGCTCGCGCCACGAGCCGTGCGCCGAAGCCGGCCGGCGGATCCGTTGCCGCCGCATCCGGCCAGGGCAGCGGCGCGTCCGGTCGGGCCGACGGCGCAGCCGCCGCGCGCGATCAGCTCAGCCAGGCGCCGGCCGGCCAGACCGCGACCACCATCGACCGCAGCCGCTACGACGACCGGCCCGCATTCACGGTGGGCGACATCCTGCGTGAAAGTCCCGGCGTGTCGCTCAAGCAGGGCAACGGCCCGCGCGATCTCGGCATCTCGATCCGCGGCTCCAACGCCCGCAACGGTTTCGGCATCCGCAACATCGCGCTGTTCGAGGACGGCTTTCCGGTGACGCAGCCGGACGGATTGTCGCGCAGCGACCTGATCGATCCGCATGCCTATGGCGCAGTCGACGTGATCCGCGGGCCGTCCTCGGCTCTGTATGGCAACTACGCCACCGGCGGCGCGATCAACTTCCGCACGCGTCCGGGCGGCAGCATCGATGGCGCGGAGATCGGCAGCGAAGGCGGCAGCTTCGGCTATCTCAGCAACTATCTCGCCTACGGCAAGAAGGTCGGCAATTTCGAAGGCTCGCTGTTCACCAGCGACGTCCGCGGCGACGGCTATCTCGGCAACAGCTGGTTCAACACCCAGACCGTCAATTTCCTTGGAACGTTGAAGGCGACGCCCGATGATCGCTTCACGGTCAAGATCATCAACAACGAGCTTTCGACACGGTTGCCGGTCCGATACACGCTGAGCAACTACTATCAGAATCCGTATCAGCAGGGCTGCACCACCGGGAAGCCGCTTGCGGCCGGCTGCCAGACCGTCGGGCTCAACACGAACGGCTTCAATACGCTCGGTGGCGTCGACCAGGAGACCGCGCTGCAGGCCGGGCTCGGCCGCAACGACCGCCGCACCATCGTCGGCGGCCGCTGGGAGCATGATTTCGACAACACCACGACCTGGCGCAACCAGTTCGTGTTCGATGATCGCAACATCAGCCAGCCGACGGGATCGACCAGCGCGATCGGCGACTATCCGTCCTACAACTACATGAGCGACATCACCAAGCGTGGTGAGATTTTCGGCCTGGAATCCACGGCGTTCTTTGGCGCCTTCTACAATACGCTGACCGCCTCGGGGGACACGCGCTTCGTCGTGCCCGGCGGCAATGCGGCGCTCGGGCGTCTGTCCGGGAACACCTGGAGCGAGACGACCAATTATGGCCTGCGGGCGCGTGAGGAGCTCAAGCTGACAGCGGCGCTGACCGCGGTGGCCGGACTGGGCTGGGAGCGCACCCACCTCCGCGGCGTGAATACGGCCTACACCTATACGGGACTTGCCGGCACCACGACCACGTCGCTCACCACCGCGGACCGGCAGTTCGACAATCTCGCCCCCGAGCTGGCGCTGCTCTACAAGGTGAACAGCGACTGGCTGCTGCGCGCCCGCGTCGCGACCGGCTATGGCACGCCGCAGGCCTCCAACCTGTTCGTTCTGCCGACCGGCGCCTTCGGCAACAACACCCAGCTGCAGTCCCAGACCAATCTCGGCTACGACATTGGTGTCGACTGGACGCCGAACCGGGCGGTGACCGTGAGCGCGACGGGCTTCTACGAGTTCTTTCGCAACGAGATCGTCACCCAGGCCGTCACGGGGCCGCTCAATTCATCCTACACCTTCAACGCGCCGCGTTCGGAGCACAAGGGCGTCGAGCTGGCCGCCGACTGGAGGTTCCTGCCGGGCTGGCGGTTCACCGCCGCCTACACCTATCTGGACCAGGTCTACACCGAATATACCGAGAACCTCGTGGGCAGCTCGAAGCTGTTCAGCTTCAACCGTGCCGGCAACAAGATCCCCGGCATCTCGCCGAACGAGCTGACCGCTCGGCTGGGCTACGATCACGACAGCGGGAGATTGGCCGGGCTCGGGGGCTTCGTCGAAGTCCAATGGAAGGATTCTTTCTATATGGACAATGCGAACCTGCAGAAGGCGCCCGGCTACGAGCTGGTCAATTTGAACGTTCACTACAAGACCGAGTTGGCTTCGGAGACGTTCAAGTCGCTGAACGTGTTCTTCGAGGTCCGCAACGTATTCGACCGCACCTACATCGCGTCGGCGAACAATCTGCAGAACACGGTGACGGGGGCCGGCGTGCAGGGCTTGGCGACCACCGGGACGATCTACGCCGGCTCACCACGCGCCTTCATGGCGGGCATGAAGGTGGCATTCCGATGA
- a CDS encoding lipoprotein-releasing ABC transporter permease subunit: MDEAMTEPVQTAPFAPFEWMLSGRYLRARRREGFISVIAGFSFLGIMLGVATLIIVMAVMNGFRKELLDKILGLNGHLLVQPLESPLTDWKDVSERISQVQGIRLAAPVVDGQGLGSSPFNASGVFIRGIRSQDLVNLTSIAKNIKQGTLEGFDEGQGVAIGRRLADQLSLHAGDSITLVAPKGAVTPMGTTPRIKPYKVAAVFEIGMSEYDSSFVFMPLAEAQAYFNRNNDVTAIEIFTSNPDKVEQFRKTVTEAAGRPIFLVDWRQRNSTFFNALQVERNVMFLILTLIVLVAALNIVSGLIMLVKDKGQDIAVLRTMGASQGAIMRIFLITGASIGVVGTLTGFIVGLLICMNIETIRLFLSWLTNTELFDPTLYFLSKLPAEIDAGETTAVVIMALTLSFLATLYPSWRAARLDPVEALRYE, from the coding sequence ATGGATGAAGCCATGACCGAACCCGTGCAGACCGCGCCCTTCGCCCCCTTCGAGTGGATGCTCTCGGGACGTTATCTGCGCGCGCGGCGCCGCGAAGGGTTCATCTCGGTGATCGCCGGGTTCTCGTTTCTCGGCATCATGCTCGGCGTTGCGACCCTGATCATCGTGATGGCCGTCATGAACGGCTTCCGCAAGGAGCTGCTCGACAAGATCCTCGGCCTCAACGGCCACTTGCTGGTCCAGCCCCTGGAATCGCCGTTGACCGACTGGAAGGACGTTTCCGAGCGCATCTCGCAGGTCCAGGGCATCCGCTTGGCGGCTCCCGTGGTCGACGGCCAAGGCCTGGGCTCGTCGCCGTTCAATGCCTCCGGCGTGTTCATCCGCGGCATCCGCTCGCAGGACCTCGTGAACCTGACCTCGATTGCCAAGAACATCAAGCAGGGCACGCTCGAGGGGTTTGACGAGGGGCAGGGCGTGGCGATCGGCCGGCGCCTGGCTGATCAGCTCTCCTTGCACGCCGGCGACAGCATTACGCTGGTCGCTCCCAAGGGCGCGGTGACGCCGATGGGGACGACGCCGCGCATCAAGCCCTACAAGGTCGCGGCGGTGTTCGAGATCGGCATGTCCGAATATGATTCTAGCTTCGTGTTCATGCCGCTTGCAGAAGCGCAGGCCTATTTCAACCGCAACAACGACGTCACCGCGATCGAGATCTTCACCAGCAACCCGGACAAGGTCGAGCAGTTTCGCAAGACGGTGACCGAGGCGGCCGGCCGGCCCATCTTTCTCGTCGACTGGCGCCAGCGCAACTCGACCTTCTTCAACGCGCTCCAGGTCGAGCGCAACGTGATGTTCCTGATCCTCACGCTGATCGTGCTGGTCGCCGCGCTGAATATCGTCTCGGGCCTGATCATGCTGGTCAAGGACAAGGGCCAGGACATCGCCGTGCTCCGGACGATGGGTGCGTCGCAGGGCGCGATCATGCGCATCTTCCTCATCACCGGCGCCTCGATCGGCGTGGTCGGCACGCTGACCGGGTTCATCGTCGGCCTCCTGATCTGCATGAACATCGAGACCATCCGGCTGTTCCTGTCCTGGCTGACGAACACCGAGCTGTTCGATCCCACGCTCTACTTCCTGTCGAAACTGCCGGCCGAGATCGACGCCGGCGAGACGACGGCGGTGGTCATCATGGCCCTGACCCTGTCTTTCCTGGCCACGCTCTATCCCTCCTGGCGCGCCGCCCGATTAGACCCGGTCGAAGCGCTTCGCTACGAGTGA
- a CDS encoding TlpA disulfide reductase family protein produces the protein MKREILVAIALCGLLALTASGTAAPQPLKPFERGTWHELLRAHAGRPTLIHFWGVTCGPCKIELPQLGKFMADHPGIDVVTVSADLVPNLTTATQAMLDKAGLAAAENFIFNDGFVERLRFEIDPSWQGDIPRTMLVTPDGAIETIEGSAEISDLDQWSAKQRRQQ, from the coding sequence ATGAAACGCGAAATCTTGGTTGCCATTGCCCTCTGCGGTCTTCTCGCGCTGACCGCCTCCGGCACGGCAGCGCCGCAGCCATTGAAGCCGTTCGAGCGCGGCACCTGGCACGAGCTGCTGCGCGCCCATGCGGGACGGCCGACCCTGATCCATTTCTGGGGTGTTACCTGCGGGCCCTGCAAGATCGAGCTGCCGCAACTCGGCAAGTTCATGGCGGATCATCCCGGGATCGATGTGGTCACCGTGAGCGCCGACCTCGTGCCCAACCTGACCACCGCAACCCAGGCGATGCTCGACAAGGCCGGGCTCGCCGCTGCCGAGAACTTCATTTTCAACGATGGCTTCGTCGAGCGCCTGCGGTTCGAGATCGATCCGTCCTGGCAGGGCGACATTCCTCGCACCATGCTCGTGACCCCGGACGGTGCGATCGAGACCATCGAGGGCAGCGCCGAGATCAGTGATCTCGATCAATGGTCCGCCAAGCAGAGGCGTCAGCAATAG
- the proS gene encoding proline--tRNA ligase produces the protein MRLSRFFLPILKENPKEAEIVSHRLMLRAGMLRQEAAGIYAWLPLGFKVLKKIEQIVREEQNRAGALELLMPTLQLADLWRESGRYDAYGPEMLRISDRHKRELLYGPTNEEMITEIFRAYVKSYRNLPLNLYHIQWKFRDEQRPRFGVMRGREFLMKDAYSFDLDEAGARRAYNKMFVAYLRTFARMGLKGIPMRAETGPIGGDLSHEFIVLAETGESGVYCDRNVLDLPIPPATVDYDGDLTPIIKEWTSLYAATEDVHDGARFEAEVPAERRVHTRGIEVGQIFYFGTKYSEPMKALVAGPDGAEVTIHGGSYGVGVSRLAGAIIEACHDDAGIKWPEEVAPFRAVILNLKQGGSDTDAACEQLYRDLLAKGVDVLYDDTEQRAGGKFATADLIGIPWQIMVGPKSLAEGKVEVKTRSDGARQMMSPADVVARLGGPVAG, from the coding sequence ATGCGTCTGTCGCGGTTTTTCCTGCCGATCTTGAAAGAAAACCCGAAGGAAGCCGAGATCGTCTCGCACCGGTTGATGCTGCGCGCCGGCATGCTGCGGCAGGAGGCGGCCGGCATCTATGCCTGGCTGCCCCTTGGCTTCAAGGTCCTGAAGAAGATCGAGCAGATCGTGCGCGAGGAGCAGAACCGCGCCGGCGCGCTCGAGCTGCTGATGCCCACCCTGCAACTCGCCGACCTCTGGCGCGAGAGCGGCCGCTACGACGCCTACGGGCCGGAGATGCTGCGCATCAGCGACCGCCACAAGCGTGAGCTGCTGTACGGGCCGACCAACGAGGAAATGATCACGGAAATCTTCCGCGCCTATGTGAAGTCCTACCGTAACCTCCCGCTCAATCTCTATCATATTCAATGGAAATTCCGCGACGAGCAGCGTCCGCGCTTCGGCGTGATGCGCGGCCGCGAATTCCTGATGAAGGACGCCTATTCGTTCGATCTCGACGAGGCCGGCGCGCGGCGCGCCTATAACAAGATGTTCGTCGCTTATCTGCGCACGTTCGCGCGAATGGGCCTGAAGGGCATTCCGATGCGCGCCGAGACCGGCCCGATCGGCGGCGATCTCAGCCACGAGTTCATCGTGCTCGCCGAGACCGGCGAGTCTGGCGTCTATTGCGACCGCAACGTGCTCGACCTGCCGATCCCGCCGGCGACCGTCGATTACGACGGCGACCTGACGCCGATCATCAAGGAATGGACCTCGCTCTACGCGGCGACCGAGGACGTCCATGACGGCGCCCGCTTCGAGGCCGAGGTGCCGGCGGAGCGGCGCGTCCACACCCGCGGCATCGAGGTCGGCCAGATCTTCTATTTCGGCACCAAGTACTCGGAGCCGATGAAGGCGCTGGTGGCCGGTCCCGACGGCGCCGAGGTGACCATTCACGGCGGCTCCTACGGCGTCGGCGTGTCGCGTCTCGCGGGCGCGATCATCGAGGCCTGCCACGATGACGCCGGCATCAAATGGCCGGAGGAGGTGGCGCCGTTCCGCGCCGTGATCCTGAATCTGAAGCAGGGCGGTTCCGACACCGATGCCGCCTGCGAGCAGCTCTATCGCGATCTCCTGGCCAAGGGCGTCGACGTGCTCTACGACGACACCGAGCAGCGCGCCGGCGGGAAGTTCGCCACGGCCGACCTCATCGGCATTCCCTGGCAGATCATGGTTGGCCCCAAGAGCCTGGCCGAGGGCAAGGTCGAGGTGAAGACCCGCAGTGACGGTGCGCGGCAGATGATGTCGCCGGCTGACGTTGTGGCGCGGCTCGGCGGACCCGTGGCTGGCTGA
- a CDS encoding outer membrane protein, with translation MMKTLFGATVGLGAVAVATSAFAADLPMKKGPYTKAPPAVMATVYDWGGFYAGFNAGGGSSRDCWNLVSNAGVAVNPALNREGCSGGGGAAVGGQIGYRYQMANWVFGVEAQGDWANFKGTNRNLILPNVSDRSRTNGFGLFTGQVGYAFDNILGYVKGGAAVVGDRYDTFTTGTNVMLDRANTTRWGATIGAGLEYGFAPNWSVGVEYDHIFLGNKNLNFVAAAGQPAMTHRIKQDIDIGLVRLNYKFGPGFGMGMMH, from the coding sequence ATGATGAAGACGCTTTTCGGCGCAACGGTGGGGCTCGGCGCGGTCGCCGTGGCAACGTCTGCTTTCGCGGCTGATCTTCCGATGAAGAAGGGTCCCTACACCAAGGCTCCGCCTGCGGTCATGGCGACGGTGTATGATTGGGGCGGGTTCTATGCCGGCTTCAACGCGGGCGGCGGCTCCAGCCGGGACTGCTGGAACCTGGTCTCGAACGCCGGCGTGGCGGTCAACCCCGCTCTGAACCGCGAAGGCTGTTCGGGCGGTGGCGGCGCCGCGGTCGGTGGTCAGATCGGCTATCGCTATCAGATGGCGAACTGGGTGTTCGGTGTCGAAGCGCAGGGCGACTGGGCCAACTTCAAGGGCACGAATCGCAACCTGATCCTGCCCAATGTCAGCGACCGGTCGCGCACCAATGGCTTCGGCCTGTTCACCGGCCAGGTCGGCTACGCCTTCGACAACATCCTGGGCTATGTGAAGGGCGGCGCTGCCGTCGTCGGCGATCGCTACGACACCTTCACCACCGGCACCAACGTGATGCTCGACCGCGCCAACACCACGCGTTGGGGCGCCACGATCGGCGCGGGTCTCGAATATGGCTTCGCGCCGAACTGGTCGGTCGGCGTCGAATACGACCACATCTTCCTCGGCAACAAGAACCTGAACTTCGTCGCCGCTGCGGGACAGCCCGCAATGACCCATCGCATCAAGCAGGACATCGACATCGGGCTCGTGAGGCTGAACTACAAGTTCGGCCCGGGCTTCGGCATGGGCATGATGCACTGA
- a CDS encoding helix-turn-helix transcriptional regulator gives MSDPRHEALGNFLRSRREKLTPQAVGLAAGRRRRTAGLRREEVAELAGIGVDWYIRLEQGRAVKPSSSTVDALARALRLSRTEHAHLKALVRGPARKPFVRETVPAGLRELVQSLNQPAYISGQRWDVLAWNDQADEIFGFSQLADEDRNTLLLMLCTPGVRRLFGTQWKELARRMVAQFRATYDLWAGDPAFVDLLARLRHGSREFNELWAAHDINPLSAGEKLLDHPKKGRVRLRYATFQANDDPALKLAIYYA, from the coding sequence ATGAGCGATCCTAGACATGAAGCGCTCGGAAACTTCCTGCGCTCACGGCGCGAGAAGCTGACGCCGCAAGCGGTTGGGCTCGCGGCTGGCCGGCGGCGTCGCACGGCGGGGCTGCGCCGCGAGGAAGTGGCCGAACTCGCCGGCATCGGCGTCGACTGGTACATCCGGCTCGAGCAGGGCCGTGCGGTGAAGCCGTCGTCATCGACGGTCGACGCGCTGGCGCGCGCGCTGCGGCTCAGCCGAACGGAGCATGCTCATCTCAAGGCGCTGGTGCGCGGACCCGCGCGCAAGCCGTTCGTGCGCGAGACAGTGCCGGCCGGACTTCGCGAACTCGTGCAAAGCCTGAACCAGCCGGCCTACATCTCAGGGCAACGATGGGACGTGCTGGCCTGGAATGACCAGGCCGACGAGATCTTCGGCTTCTCACAACTCGCCGACGAGGATCGTAACACGCTGCTGCTCATGCTGTGCACGCCCGGCGTCCGCCGGCTGTTCGGCACACAGTGGAAGGAGTTGGCACGACGCATGGTCGCGCAGTTTCGCGCGACCTATGATCTTTGGGCCGGTGATCCCGCTTTCGTGGATCTGCTCGCGCGGCTGCGCCATGGCAGTCGCGAGTTCAATGAGTTGTGGGCAGCTCACGACATCAATCCTCTGTCTGCAGGCGAGAAGCTGCTCGACCATCCGAAGAAGGGGCGAGTGAGATTGCGGTACGCGACCTTTCAGGCCAACGACGACCCTGCGCTGAAGCTTGCGATCTACTACGCGTGA
- a CDS encoding DUF3551 domain-containing protein — MRDVFFAALAAAGLVVATHAPAHAVGIRHAFCLQGDQHPGLSNCTFDSYAQCQATASGRLLTCIANPYFAGVSNDPRATPYPYPHRQRIKPRPPAPNPYAPFPNPFVFEED, encoded by the coding sequence ATGCGTGACGTGTTCTTTGCGGCCCTGGCTGCAGCCGGCCTCGTGGTCGCAACCCATGCCCCGGCGCACGCCGTCGGCATCCGGCATGCGTTCTGTCTGCAGGGTGATCAGCACCCGGGATTGAGCAACTGCACCTTCGACAGCTATGCGCAGTGCCAGGCGACGGCGTCGGGACGCCTGCTGACCTGCATCGCCAATCCCTATTTCGCTGGCGTCAGCAACGATCCGCGGGCGACGCCCTATCCCTATCCGCACCGGCAGCGGATCAAGCCGCGCCCGCCGGCGCCTAATCCCTACGCGCCCTTCCCCAACCCGTTCGTCTTCGAGGAAGACTGA
- a CDS encoding zinc-binding alcohol dehydrogenase family protein, with protein MKAAVLKRFGSPLEIEQVEDPVLGTGEVIVDIVAAGVLSYANEVFSGERKYLLELPVIPGTSGVGRVSALGPDATHLAIGDWVFCDPTVRSRDNALAPDITLQGLSARGPGGLKLQQYFRHGSFAQRMRMPTENAKPIGVIDPDDAARWCALGTLLVPYGGFLAAQLQPGETVLVSGATGRFGSAAVAVALAMGAAAVVAPGRNEVMLAELQRRFGGRVHPVRLSGNHRDDTERMKRAAPGPIDCVLDIMPPSVTTDVVRSAVMTVRPYGRVVLMGGVGMLGGPGLDLPYPWIMRDCITIHGVWMCPPTATVKMVGLIRGGLLDLAQFEPTCFDLDNANEAVTHAAANNQPFKMTVIRP; from the coding sequence ATGAAGGCTGCCGTGCTGAAACGTTTTGGATCGCCATTGGAGATCGAGCAGGTCGAGGACCCCGTGCTCGGCACCGGCGAGGTCATCGTCGACATCGTCGCGGCCGGCGTGCTGTCCTATGCGAACGAGGTGTTCAGCGGCGAGCGGAAGTACCTGCTGGAGCTTCCGGTCATTCCAGGAACGAGCGGTGTCGGCAGGGTGAGCGCGCTCGGCCCCGATGCGACGCATCTTGCCATCGGCGACTGGGTGTTCTGCGATCCGACCGTGCGCTCACGGGATAATGCGCTTGCCCCCGATATCACGCTGCAAGGCCTGAGCGCGCGCGGACCAGGTGGGCTCAAGCTTCAGCAGTATTTTCGGCACGGCTCGTTCGCGCAGCGGATGCGGATGCCGACGGAGAACGCCAAGCCGATCGGCGTGATCGATCCTGATGACGCCGCGCGGTGGTGCGCGCTCGGCACCCTGCTCGTGCCCTATGGCGGCTTTCTGGCGGCCCAGCTGCAGCCGGGTGAGACCGTGCTGGTCAGCGGCGCCACCGGCCGGTTCGGCAGCGCGGCGGTCGCGGTGGCGCTCGCGATGGGCGCCGCTGCGGTGGTGGCGCCCGGCCGCAACGAGGTCATGCTGGCCGAGCTCCAGCGCAGGTTCGGCGGCCGCGTCCATCCGGTCAGGCTCTCCGGAAATCACAGGGACGACACCGAGCGCATGAAGCGCGCAGCGCCTGGCCCGATCGACTGCGTGCTCGACATCATGCCGCCCTCCGTGACGACGGATGTCGTCAGGTCCGCGGTGATGACCGTGCGTCCCTATGGGCGCGTGGTGCTGATGGGCGGCGTCGGCATGCTCGGCGGCCCAGGGCTCGATCTGCCCTATCCCTGGATCATGCGCGACTGCATCACCATTCACGGCGTCTGGATGTGCCCGCCGACCGCGACGGTGAAGATGGTCGGACTGATCAGGGGCGGATTGCTCGACCTCGCTCAGTTCGAGCCGACCTGTTTCGATCTCGACAACGCCAACGAGGCCGTGACCCATGCCGCCGCGAACAATCAGCCGTTCAAGATGACGGTGATCAGGCCCTGA
- a CDS encoding sialidase family protein: MTRTSRLRNGLAGLAIALLCPLTAQAQMAHQHGSDAACEGTELRCATKVTPFFAADGKLWLAWMAGGRLSVASSTDGGKTYSTPVPVTEQQLNLDWGPDARPKLVVDGKGTVAVAFSIFRDQAFNGQVLTTRSSDGGQSFAPVRPITASNESQRFEAMAFDQDGTVFVAWLDKRNRAPAKAEGRSYEGAGLFFASSRDGGATYAEAKLAQDNTCECCRLGLAFVGPGRPVVVFRNIYEGSVRDHAVVTFSDLTTPGEVYRVSTDDWQIKACPHQGPSLTVAPTGTYHVTWFTGGKARKGLFYAQSRDGGRTFSEPMALGQADRNPTRPFVLATQDVTTLVWKEFDGERTTVMAIQSKDDGATWSKPRAIASTDNASDHPLLVANGRQVFLSWMTKADGYRLQAIGDES, from the coding sequence ATGACAAGGACATCGCGGCTTCGAAACGGACTGGCTGGGCTTGCCATCGCGTTGCTCTGTCCACTCACCGCTCAGGCGCAGATGGCGCATCAGCACGGCTCCGACGCCGCCTGCGAAGGCACCGAGCTCAGATGCGCGACCAAGGTGACGCCGTTCTTCGCGGCCGATGGCAAGCTCTGGCTGGCCTGGATGGCCGGAGGGCGCCTGTCCGTCGCGAGCTCGACGGACGGCGGCAAGACCTACTCAACGCCCGTGCCGGTGACCGAGCAGCAGCTCAATCTGGACTGGGGACCCGATGCCCGGCCGAAGCTGGTGGTCGACGGCAAGGGGACGGTTGCGGTGGCGTTCTCGATCTTCCGCGATCAGGCCTTCAACGGCCAGGTGCTCACGACGCGCTCCAGCGATGGCGGCCAGAGCTTCGCGCCGGTTCGTCCGATCACGGCCAGCAATGAGAGCCAGCGCTTCGAGGCGATGGCGTTCGACCAGGACGGCACGGTGTTCGTTGCCTGGCTCGACAAGCGCAACCGCGCGCCGGCGAAGGCCGAGGGGCGGAGCTATGAGGGGGCGGGGCTGTTCTTCGCCTCGTCACGCGACGGCGGCGCGACTTACGCGGAGGCGAAGTTGGCCCAGGACAACACCTGCGAATGTTGCCGGCTCGGCCTTGCCTTCGTAGGCCCGGGACGCCCGGTCGTCGTGTTCCGCAACATCTATGAGGGCAGCGTCCGCGACCATGCAGTGGTCACGTTCAGCGATCTCACGACGCCGGGCGAGGTCTATCGGGTCAGCACCGACGATTGGCAGATCAAGGCCTGTCCGCATCAGGGGCCGAGCCTGACCGTGGCGCCCACCGGCACCTACCATGTGACCTGGTTCACCGGCGGCAAGGCGCGCAAGGGACTGTTCTATGCGCAGTCGCGCGACGGCGGACGGACGTTCTCCGAGCCCATGGCCCTCGGCCAGGCCGATCGCAATCCGACGCGACCCTTCGTGCTGGCGACGCAGGATGTCACGACCCTGGTCTGGAAGGAGTTCGATGGCGAGCGGACCACCGTCATGGCCATCCAGTCCAAGGATGACGGCGCAACCTGGTCGAAGCCGCGCGCCATCGCCAGCACCGACAACGCATCGGACCATCCGCTGCTGGTCGCCAACGGCCGGCAGGTGTTCCTGTCGTGGATGACCAAGGCGGACGGCTATCGGTTGCAGGCGATCGGAGACGAGTCATGA
- a CDS encoding ABC transporter ATP-binding protein — MEEQGAEDVPVVYLHEIKRRYMQGEQQLTILDGAKLALWAGQSVALVAPSGSGKSTLLHIAGLLESPDEGEVYVGGTPTSQLTDIERTQMRRTDIGFVYQSHRLLPEFTALENVMLPQMIRGLKRSETVKRATEILAYLGLGERIKHRPAELSGGEQQRVAIARAVANAPRALLADEPTGNLDPGTADHVFHALMQLVKATRVAMLIATHNMELAGRMDRRVSIVGGKVVELD; from the coding sequence ATGGAAGAGCAGGGGGCAGAGGATGTACCGGTCGTTTATCTCCACGAGATCAAGCGGCGGTATATGCAGGGCGAGCAGCAGCTGACCATTCTGGACGGCGCCAAGCTCGCGCTGTGGGCGGGGCAATCGGTGGCGCTGGTGGCGCCGTCGGGCTCGGGCAAGTCGACATTGCTGCACATTGCGGGTCTGCTGGAGAGCCCCGACGAGGGCGAGGTCTATGTCGGGGGGACGCCGACCTCGCAACTGACCGACATCGAGCGTACCCAGATGCGCCGCACCGACATCGGCTTCGTCTACCAGTCGCACCGCCTGCTGCCGGAGTTCACGGCGCTGGAGAATGTGATGCTGCCGCAGATGATCCGCGGGCTGAAGCGCTCGGAGACGGTGAAGCGGGCGACCGAGATCCTGGCCTATCTGGGCCTGGGCGAGCGCATCAAGCACCGTCCGGCCGAGCTCTCCGGCGGCGAGCAGCAGCGCGTCGCGATCGCGCGCGCGGTCGCCAATGCGCCGCGCGCGCTGCTCGCGGACGAGCCCACTGGCAATCTCGATCCCGGCACTGCGGACCACGTGTTCCACGCCTTGATGCAGCTCGTGAAGGCGACGCGGGTTGCGATGCTGATCGCGACCCACAACATGGAGCTGGCCGGCCGCATGGACCGCCGCGTCTCCATCGTCGGGGGCAAGGTGGTCGAGCTGGATTGA